In Phaseolus vulgaris cultivar G19833 chromosome 3, P. vulgaris v2.0, whole genome shotgun sequence, the sequence TATTTAATCTACTCTTGGATATGAGGGACATGCTAAAGATTATTCTTAGTTGCATCTTATTTTTTTGCAGATGATTAAGTTGAGTGAGGAATAAAGGGAAACAGTTAAACTTGAATTTGGAGACAAACTTTGGAAATAAAGGATTTTTGCTTGCGTAAGAATAAGACATTGTATACGTTGAAATTTTATCCTGAGACAAGATGAATATGACTTGGAAATAAAAATGGGAAATGCCATACCGTAGGATTCTAAAGTTTAAGTACATGGGATCTATACTTCAAAATAATGAGGACATTAATGATGATGTTACTCTTACACATAGGATACAAGCAGGATAACTATGAAAAAGGCATCAGGGGTTATTTGTAATCATATGGTTCTTACCAAATTCTTAGACAAGTTTTATTGTACTACTCTATGTCCAACTATACTATAATATAGTGAGTGTGGATCTTTAAAGAGGCAACAGGAGGAAAAGGTTACAATAGTATAATGAGAATGTTAAGAAGAATGTGTGAACACACTTGAAAGGACACAAATACAATTGGTTTAGGTGGTTTTAGCACGTATAAAGAAAGGCATGGGAGGCACTAGTGAGAAGTGTAAATTATATGGTTTTTTAGTTTTGTTAAAGAGGTGAGGGAGACCAAGAAGGACACTGGATGAAGTTGTCGAGGGATTTCATGGTGAATAATACTTCTAAAACTTTGGTCATTAATGAAGGTGAATGGCATTATGTTGTCCATGTAGTTGACCTTACAAGAGGTATAAggattttgttgttgttttagtCTTTTTGAAGCAGACTGTTTATTGACCTATTTGTTATAGTTCTTGTTTCGTTGATTCAATCTCAAATTGCATAGGAGctgtttgtatttttctttttcaaattcaaGAAAAAACAATCGTGATTACCAGATCTCCTACTGATTATTGAGATTCTAGATTCCTATatggaaagaaaaattgaaggaATAGTGAAATATTATCCACTGAGGTGTGTTTGGGAACTCAGTAATAGTAAGACTCTCTATTTCACTCTGTTTAATTAGTGCCACAAAGTTGATGGATTTTCTTAACTGAATGCTGGAGGAGAAACTGGGTTATCTGAAACCTCATCAGTCGTTGATGATTTGCATCAAGGAGCTTCTTTTTGCGAAGTTTGAGCTAACGAAGACTATTATACGCTAGTAGTTAAATGTTaaacttttaataataataaaagggtCATATGCAAAATGAACAGGTGGTACATGAGGAAATATATGGATTGATCAAGGTTGAAGAAAAACAGGGAAAGTTAAGTGAGGTTTAAAATAGAAAGCAAATATAATCTGTGTGTATGACTTGTGTACGAGCTCCACATGGTGCATTGAatcttttaaatgaatttgCAGTGTTAAgggaaaaactttaaatttttttatggtaAGATTGTTAGTTTTCATTTTAGCCAACTTAGATTGTCTGCCTTCTACCCCTTTGTTGCTACCCTAGTAGATGTTGTTGTAGTACTGTGGTATTTagtattttatgtttttcaaacCTATCACATGGAGTATTTGATGGACCTTTGACTAGTTTTCTCTATCTTTCTGCTATACATGGCACTCGGTCACTTATCCCATTCAAATTTCACTCCAGAAAAAACTAGATGTTCTACAGAATCCTACATCCTGTTATGGCATGCTGTGCTATTTTAGTGTTTGAAATTCCATCcacaaatactttttttttctccatttcTGCATAGCTCATAATCAAGTTCTGTTGACAACAATTTCGTGTGTATTAACTTCTGAAATCATTTATTAGATTACACTACTAGCATTATGGCGTGTTAAAAGAGGTATACATGCGACATAAAAATTTGCTTATTTTTTGTTTCAGATTAATTTATATAGCTCCTTTTGCTCCAATTTTATAGCAGGGTTTAGTTTGTGATATCTGTGGGGAGGCAGGACTGGTAGAGGATCTTGCTATTTGTAACAAGTGTACTGATGGGGCAGAGCATACGTATGTATTTTAATATCTTGCATcattgtagttttttttttggtagCCTCTCATTTTATGGGCAAGTGAAATGATATGGTTTTATTTCTCATTCATGAACTAGTTATTGTATGCGTGATATGATGAAGAAAGTTCCTGAAGGTGATTGGTGGATGTgtgaagactgcaagaagtcaGAATGCAAAAAATCCAAAAGTAAAGTAAATCTTGAATCTTCAAGTACTTGTGCTGcagaattaaaatcaaaatcttCCCATGATTTGAAAAGGCAAACAGGTGTAAGTACTAGATCTTGTTCATCAGCTAACAGGCATGGTGTTCAGTCAGAAGCTCAGTCTTTGAAGGAGGACAGGGTTACCAAAATGAGTGCCAAATCCAGCGACAACACCCCACTGCAGCACAAGActgttaaaaatgaaaaagcagAAGAAACCAAAGATACTACTTCTGATCTCCAAATTTCTTGCAATCCTCAAGACAAAGCTAAAGTTTCTCACGCAATTAGTGACAAGAGATGTGCTGACACCTTACAAGTTGAGTTAGATAGAAAAACAAAGGCTCTTGAGTCAAGTGCCAGATTTCCCAAAGCATCAAAATCAACTAAAATATCTCAACCAATTAGGGAGTCCCTGTCTGAAAACTTGGGGAAGGCAAATGTGGAGCAATCTTCCTATGTTTCTCAGGAAAAACCCAAGTTACATTCTCATTCAGGTAAAGAATTGCCAACATTGGGCTCACAAACTGAGATAGCATGTGTTGTATACGTGACACAGTGACAACTTGTTCTGTTTTGGTGTTATTTAATTTAGATAAGTATTATTAAACTTCGATGTTTTTGTGCAGGCTCTCCTCCCTTGGTGTCTGGATTGTCTGAAATTGCAGATGTGAAAGGACAGCTGGTGGAAACTAGTTATTTGCCAATGAAAAAGGTTGAGAAAAATATAACTATACATGATACTAGAAAGGAGACAAAATCTTGGATTGCTGTCCAAATCTGTTTAAATGattgtttttataaaacttCGAAGAGAATAAAATAAGAAGGAAAAAGGAAATAAGTTTCTCCTCAAGTTAAATTAGCTTAtgcaaaaattaatttattaatgctCTCTTTGTTAGTttcttcaaattcaaatttttactTGTGTATTTGTTAGTTTTAGCTTATTGAGaagtttatttcattttttcttgtttttatctCCTAAAAATTGTTTATAAGGTTTACCTAAACAAACACATAACAAAAAGGATGGGTGGCTATTAATAATTGGAAAGAGAAATGTATACAGTTCTATGTAGTGGGGAGGAGGTGGGGAATGGAGAGGTTAGATTCTGTTATTGGATACGTGGGAGGTCAGGCTG encodes:
- the LOC137808184 gene encoding PHD finger-containing protein 1 isoform X2, yielding MDGEQGLVCDICGEAGLVEDLAICNKCTDGAEHTYCMRDMMKKVPEGDWWMCEDCKKSECKKSKSKVNLESSSTCAAELKSKSSHDLKRQTGVSTRSCSSANRHGVQSEAQSLKEDRVTKMSAKSSDNTPLQHKTVKNEKAEETKDTTSDLQISCNPQDKAKVSHAISDKRCADTLQVELDRKTKALESSARFPKASKSTKISQPIRESLSENLGKANVEQSSYVSQEKPKLHSHSGSPPLVSGLSEIADVKGQLVETSYLPMKKRKMGDIVSSLALDLNVNPQDGIDKVGAQEIGEFAAMDTSFSGDKVVLGCSDPVPDLNISQWPESTTPEVDPCLPVENVDDQPSKEENKNDDKDKPHEENLNNNNAEESNTDRAESLASPTSDEEYQNLRYWGAVKTLYYRFGL
- the LOC137808184 gene encoding PHD finger-containing protein 1 isoform X3, coding for MDGEGLVCDICGEAGLVEDLAICNKCTDGAEHTYCMRDMMKKVPEGDWWMCEDCKKSECKKSKSKVNLESSSTCAAELKSKSSHDLKRQTGVSTRSCSSANRHGVQSEAQSLKEDRVTKMSAKSSDNTPLQHKTVKNEKAEETKDTTSDLQISCNPQDKAKVSHAISDKRCADTLQVELDRKTKALESSARFPKASKSTKISQPIRESLSENLGKANVEQSSYVSQEKPKLHSHSGSPPLVSGLSEIADVKGQLVETSYLPMKKRKMGDIVSSLALDLNVNPQDGIDKVGAQEIGEFAAMDTSFSGDKVVLGCSDPVPDLNISQWPESTTPEVDPCLPVENVDDQPSKEENKNDDKDKPHEENLNNNNAEESNTDRAESLASPTSDEEYQNLRYWGAVKTLYYRFGL
- the LOC137808184 gene encoding PHD finger-containing protein 1 isoform X1 → MDGEVCVQGLVCDICGEAGLVEDLAICNKCTDGAEHTYCMRDMMKKVPEGDWWMCEDCKKSECKKSKSKVNLESSSTCAAELKSKSSHDLKRQTGVSTRSCSSANRHGVQSEAQSLKEDRVTKMSAKSSDNTPLQHKTVKNEKAEETKDTTSDLQISCNPQDKAKVSHAISDKRCADTLQVELDRKTKALESSARFPKASKSTKISQPIRESLSENLGKANVEQSSYVSQEKPKLHSHSGSPPLVSGLSEIADVKGQLVETSYLPMKKRKMGDIVSSLALDLNVNPQDGIDKVGAQEIGEFAAMDTSFSGDKVVLGCSDPVPDLNISQWPESTTPEVDPCLPVENVDDQPSKEENKNDDKDKPHEENLNNNNAEESNTDRAESLASPTSDEEYQNLRYWGAVKTLYYRFGL